One genomic region from Evansella sp. LMS18 encodes:
- a CDS encoding succinate dehydrogenase cytochrome b558 subunit: protein MSTNREFFYRRLHSLLGVVPLGAYLIVHFMINYTATRGPEAYNQAAGFMGNMPFLLLMEFVLIYIPILFHGIYGLYIAFQARHNTSTYSYFRNWMFRLQRITGVITIIFIAWHVWDTRIQKAFGAEVNFDMMADIVANPIALTLYIISIIAATFHFANGLWSFAVTWGITVSHRSQRIATYVTLAVFLGMSYVGVAAILAFV from the coding sequence ATGTCCACGAATCGTGAGTTTTTCTACCGCAGGCTGCATTCTTTATTAGGAGTTGTTCCTTTAGGGGCCTATTTAATTGTTCATTTTATGATAAACTATACAGCCACGCGGGGGCCGGAAGCTTATAATCAGGCTGCTGGTTTTATGGGCAATATGCCGTTTTTGTTATTAATGGAGTTTGTTTTGATTTATATTCCGATCTTATTTCATGGAATTTATGGGTTATATATCGCATTTCAGGCGAGGCATAACACATCTACATACAGTTATTTCAGGAACTGGATGTTCCGTCTGCAAAGAATTACCGGTGTCATTACGATAATTTTCATTGCATGGCATGTGTGGGATACTCGTATTCAAAAAGCGTTTGGCGCTGAAGTTAATTTCGATATGATGGCTGATATAGTCGCAAATCCTATCGCATTGACTTTGTATATCATTTCTATCATCGCCGCTACATTCCACTTTGCGAATGGTTTATGGTCATTTGCTGTGACATGGGGAATAACTGTCTCCCATCGTTCCCAGCGTATCGCTACTTATGTAACATTAGCAGTATTCTTAGGAATGTCTTATGTCGGCGTAGCCGCAATATTAGCATTCGTGTAG
- a CDS encoding TrkH family potassium uptake protein, translating into MKLGLSKFLSPFRIVLISYIIAMFVFSVLLFLPFSTQEGVSLSYSEALFTAVSAVSVTGLTVVNVSETYSAIGVIFLALAIQLGGIGVMTIGTFVWMVFGRKIVLSQRMLIMVDHNQVSYAGIVNLMRGILIVAVGIELAGALVLGTYYLNYFDTPLEAYYQGAFGALSAFTNAGFDITGESLIPFADDYFVQLVTILLIFAGAIGFPVLIELKEYFSGKNPNFRFSLFTKIAASTYFIVFAVGVAVLWLLERNAFYEGLAWHQQLFYSLFNSATARSGGLATMDVSELTLASLLFLSGLMIIGASPSSVGGGIRTTTLAVMFLTIRSFAMGRTDVKAFGREIHVEDRQKAFIVLSVFVVGLFMAILMVSAFEHGNDIALMAIIFEVSSAFGTCGLSMGITSDLSLPSQLTLMMLMLVGRVGLVAFLFSIRGEEKKTKYKYPTERIIIG; encoded by the coding sequence ATGAAGCTAGGGTTAAGTAAGTTTCTCAGTCCATTCAGGATAGTATTAATTTCATACATAATAGCAATGTTCGTATTCAGTGTGCTTCTTTTCCTGCCATTTTCCACCCAGGAGGGGGTCAGCCTCAGTTACTCTGAAGCACTGTTCACAGCTGTGAGTGCTGTCAGTGTTACAGGTTTAACCGTTGTGAACGTTTCTGAAACATACAGCGCCATAGGTGTAATCTTTCTTGCTCTTGCCATACAGCTTGGCGGCATTGGAGTTATGACAATTGGTACGTTCGTCTGGATGGTCTTTGGAAGGAAAATTGTCTTGTCCCAGCGGATGCTGATCATGGTCGACCATAATCAGGTGTCTTATGCAGGGATTGTTAATCTGATGAGGGGAATCCTGATCGTTGCCGTTGGAATTGAGCTTGCAGGCGCACTGGTCCTTGGTACTTATTATCTTAATTATTTCGATACCCCCCTTGAGGCATATTACCAGGGTGCTTTCGGAGCACTGTCAGCCTTTACAAATGCAGGCTTTGATATAACAGGGGAGTCTCTCATTCCCTTTGCCGACGATTATTTTGTGCAGCTCGTGACAATCCTGCTTATTTTTGCAGGTGCAATCGGTTTTCCAGTCTTAATTGAACTGAAAGAATATTTCTCTGGAAAGAATCCGAATTTCAGGTTCAGCTTGTTTACGAAAATTGCTGCGTCCACGTATTTTATTGTTTTTGCAGTGGGTGTAGCTGTTTTATGGCTGCTTGAGAGAAATGCTTTTTATGAAGGGCTTGCCTGGCATCAGCAATTGTTTTATTCATTATTTAATTCGGCGACAGCCCGAAGCGGGGGATTGGCAACTATGGATGTCTCGGAACTGACGCTTGCCAGTCTGCTCTTCCTGTCCGGACTTATGATCATTGGCGCCAGCCCTTCCAGTGTAGGAGGAGGTATCCGGACCACAACTCTCGCGGTCATGTTTCTGACGATACGAAGTTTTGCGATGGGGCGGACAGATGTAAAAGCATTTGGAAGAGAAATTCATGTGGAAGACAGACAGAAAGCATTTATTGTCCTCTCTGTTTTTGTGGTTGGCCTGTTTATGGCGATTTTGATGGTGAGCGCTTTTGAGCATGGCAATGATATAGCGCTAATGGCAATTATATTTGAGGTTAGCTCCGCTTTCGGAACTTGCGGCCTTTCTATGGGTATCACTTCCGATCTGTCCCTTCCAAGCCAGCTGACCCTCATGATGTTAATGCTGGTCGGGAGGGTAGGTTTAGTAGCTTTCCTTTTCTCCATCAGGGGGGAAGAGAAGAAAACGAAGTACAAATACCCTACAGAGCGAATCATCATTGGCTAA
- a CDS encoding DUF2507 domain-containing protein — MKKKSQMIREIEDVNDTVPAFSNHILRHVLLPELLGKEEEMILYWAGKALYRKLASSQALLEDKASFFSAAAWGELELIKEKRTELHYELLSPKMEKGRPFTLEAGFLSEWTEVETGCTTEATYEVVKKDPCTCRITVKWDPKDQVNLD; from the coding sequence ATGAAAAAGAAATCACAGATGATTCGTGAAATAGAGGATGTAAATGACACTGTCCCTGCTTTTAGCAATCACATTTTAAGGCACGTCCTTCTTCCTGAACTTCTTGGGAAGGAAGAAGAAATGATTCTGTACTGGGCAGGGAAAGCTTTGTACAGAAAACTCGCCTCTTCACAGGCGCTCCTGGAAGATAAAGCAAGCTTCTTTTCCGCTGCCGCATGGGGAGAGCTTGAACTTATTAAAGAAAAACGGACAGAGCTTCATTACGAGCTCCTATCCCCAAAGATGGAAAAGGGCCGCCCCTTCACTCTGGAAGCAGGCTTCCTCTCTGAATGGACTGAAGTTGAAACCGGCTGTACGACAGAAGCCACATATGAAGTTGTCAAAAAGGATCCTTGCACCTGCAGAATTACCGTCAAATGGGATCCGAAAGATCAAGTCAACTTAGACTAA